Proteins found in one Serratia plymuthica genomic segment:
- a CDS encoding argininosuccinate synthase yields the protein MQNQGIKKIVLAYSGGLDTSAIIPWLKENYGGCEVVAFVADIGQERSDLEGVEQKALQSGASECHVVDLREEFIRDYVYPVLQTGALYEGSYLLGTSMARPIIAKAQVELALKVGADALCHGATGKGNDQVRFETTYTALAPHLKVVAPWREWNLRSREALLDYLKERNIPTTASLEKIYSRDENAWHISTEGGVLESPWNAPNKDCWVWTVDPQEAPDQPEQVTITVEKGRVVAVNGEALSPYKCLETLNVLGAKHGVGRIDIVENRLVGIKSRGCYETPGGTIMVAALRGVEQLVLDRDSFKWREQLGLEMSYVVYDGRWFAPLRRSLQASAEALAEEVNGEVVLQLYKGQVTAIQKKSANSLYSEEFATFGEDEVYDHSHAGGFIRLFSLSSRIRALNEKKNK from the coding sequence ATGCAAAACCAAGGCATCAAAAAAATCGTTCTGGCGTACTCTGGCGGCCTGGATACTTCGGCCATCATTCCCTGGCTGAAAGAAAACTACGGCGGCTGCGAAGTGGTAGCGTTCGTGGCGGATATCGGCCAGGAGCGCAGCGATCTGGAAGGCGTGGAGCAAAAAGCCCTGCAATCCGGTGCCTCTGAGTGTCACGTGGTTGATCTGCGTGAAGAATTCATCCGCGATTACGTCTATCCGGTTCTGCAGACCGGTGCGCTGTATGAAGGCAGCTACCTGTTGGGCACTTCAATGGCGCGCCCGATTATCGCTAAAGCGCAGGTTGAGCTGGCGTTGAAAGTCGGCGCTGATGCGCTGTGCCACGGTGCAACCGGCAAAGGCAATGACCAGGTGCGTTTCGAAACCACCTACACCGCGCTGGCGCCACACCTGAAAGTGGTTGCGCCTTGGCGTGAGTGGAACCTGCGTTCCCGTGAAGCGCTGCTGGATTACCTGAAAGAGCGCAATATCCCGACGACTGCGTCTCTGGAAAAAATCTACAGCCGTGACGAGAACGCCTGGCATATCTCTACCGAAGGCGGCGTGCTCGAAAGCCCGTGGAATGCACCGAACAAAGACTGCTGGGTCTGGACCGTGGATCCGCAGGAAGCGCCGGACCAGCCTGAGCAAGTGACCATCACCGTAGAAAAAGGCCGCGTTGTGGCGGTTAACGGCGAAGCGTTGAGCCCATACAAATGTCTGGAAACCCTGAACGTGCTGGGCGCCAAACATGGCGTGGGCCGGATCGACATCGTGGAAAACCGTCTGGTGGGCATCAAATCCCGCGGTTGCTACGAAACCCCGGGCGGCACCATCATGGTGGCGGCGCTGCGCGGCGTTGAGCAACTGGTTCTGGATCGCGACAGCTTCAAATGGCGCGAGCAGTTGGGCCTGGAAATGTCCTACGTGGTGTACGACGGCCGCTGGTTTGCTCCGCTGCGTCGTTCGCTGCAGGCCTCTGCAGAAGCGCTGGCCGAAGAAGTGAACGGCGAAGTGGTGCTGCAGCTGTACAAAGGCCAGGTGACGGCGATTCAGAAGAAATCCGCCAATAGCCTGTACTCTGAAGAGTTTGCGACCTTTGGCGAAGATGAAGTTTACGATCACAGCCACGCGGGCGGCTTTATCCGTCTGTTCTCGCTCTCTTCACGTATTCGCGCGTTGAACGAGAAAAAGAACAAGTAA
- the argB gene encoding acetylglutamate kinase — MNPLIIKLGGVLLDSEEALERLFTALDSYLQQHQRPLVIVHGGGCLVDELMKQLSLPVVKKNGLRVTPADQIDIITGALAGTANKTLLAWAIKHRINAVGLSLADGGSVSVTQLDPALGHVGNAQPGSPVLLNTLLGAGYLPVISSIGITAEGELMNVNADQAATALAATLGADLILLSDVSGILDGKGQRIAEMTAQKAEQLIAQGIITDGMVVKVNAALDAARTLGRPVDIASWRHADQLPALFNGVSIGTRILA, encoded by the coding sequence ATGAATCCGTTAATTATCAAGTTAGGTGGCGTGTTATTAGACAGTGAAGAAGCGCTGGAGCGTTTATTCACCGCCCTGGACAGCTACCTTCAGCAGCATCAGCGCCCGCTGGTTATCGTTCACGGCGGCGGTTGCCTGGTGGATGAGCTGATGAAACAACTTTCTCTGCCGGTGGTGAAGAAAAACGGCCTGCGGGTAACCCCTGCCGACCAGATCGACATCATTACCGGCGCGCTGGCCGGTACGGCCAACAAGACCTTGCTGGCGTGGGCCATCAAGCACCGGATCAATGCGGTGGGCCTGAGCCTGGCGGACGGCGGCAGCGTTTCCGTGACCCAACTCGACCCGGCGCTGGGCCACGTAGGCAACGCGCAGCCGGGTTCACCGGTATTGCTCAATACCCTGCTGGGTGCCGGCTACCTGCCGGTGATCAGCTCTATCGGCATCACCGCCGAAGGGGAATTAATGAATGTGAACGCCGATCAGGCGGCGACGGCTCTGGCCGCCACGCTGGGTGCGGATTTGATCCTGCTGTCGGATGTCAGTGGCATTCTCGATGGGAAAGGACAACGCATTGCAGAAATGACGGCACAAAAAGCGGAACAACTGATTGCCCAAGGCATCATCACCGATGGTATGGTGGTGAAGGTGAATGCGGCGCTCGACGCGGCCCGCACCCTTGGCCGGCCGGTGGATATCGCCAGCTGGCGCCATGCCGATCAGCTTCCAGCTCTGTTTAACGGCGTGTCGATTGGCACCCGGATCCTCGCTTAA
- the argC gene encoding N-acetyl-gamma-glutamyl-phosphate reductase, with protein MLNTLIVGASGYAGAELTAYLNRHPHMNITALAVSAQSADAGKLLSDLHPQLKGIVDLPLQPLVDVAAAADGIDVVFLATAHEVSHDIAPLFLAAGCVVFDLSGAFRVKDAGFYSQYYGFEHKYPELLEQAVYGLAEWQSEKIKQAQLIAVPGCYPTAAQLALKPLIDQQLLNLDQWPVINATSGVSGAGRKASVTTSFCEVSLQPYGIFNHRHHPEIVAHLGTPVIFTPHLGNFPRGILETITCRLKAGVTAQDVAAAYHTAYDDKPLVRLYEKGVPALKGVVGLPFCDIGFAVQGEHLIAVAAEDNLLKGAAAQAVQCLNIRFGFPETQSLL; from the coding sequence ATGTTGAATACGCTGATCGTTGGTGCCAGCGGTTACGCCGGAGCGGAGCTCACGGCTTACCTGAATCGTCACCCACACATGAACATAACCGCATTAGCGGTTTCAGCGCAAAGTGCAGATGCAGGAAAATTGCTTTCTGATTTGCATCCCCAGTTAAAAGGCATCGTCGATCTGCCGTTGCAACCGCTGGTTGACGTGGCTGCCGCCGCCGACGGCATCGACGTGGTGTTCCTGGCCACGGCGCACGAAGTCAGCCACGATATCGCGCCTTTGTTCCTGGCGGCGGGCTGCGTGGTGTTCGATCTGTCCGGCGCGTTCCGCGTGAAAGACGCCGGTTTCTATAGCCAGTACTACGGTTTCGAACATAAGTACCCTGAACTGCTGGAGCAGGCGGTATATGGCCTGGCGGAGTGGCAGAGCGAAAAAATCAAACAGGCGCAACTGATCGCCGTGCCGGGCTGCTACCCGACGGCGGCGCAGTTGGCGCTGAAACCCTTGATCGACCAACAGTTGCTGAATCTTGACCAATGGCCGGTCATCAACGCCACCAGCGGCGTCAGCGGCGCGGGCCGCAAAGCCAGCGTGACCACCAGCTTCTGCGAAGTGAGTTTGCAGCCGTACGGCATCTTCAACCACCGTCATCACCCGGAAATCGTTGCGCATCTGGGCACGCCGGTCATCTTCACGCCACATTTGGGTAACTTCCCGCGTGGTATTCTCGAGACCATCACCTGCCGTTTGAAAGCCGGCGTTACCGCGCAGGACGTGGCTGCGGCTTATCACACCGCTTATGACGACAAACCGCTGGTGCGGCTGTACGAAAAAGGCGTGCCGGCATTGAAAGGGGTGGTGGGCCTGCCGTTCTGCGATATCGGCTTTGCCGTTCAGGGTGAACACCTGATCGCCGTAGCGGCGGAAGACAACCTGTTGAAAGGCGCGGCCGCTCAGGCGGTGCAATGCCTGAATATCCGTTTTGGGTTCCCGGAAACCCAGTCATTACTTTAA